TTTAGACGCAGATAATGATTTACCTATTGATAATCTAGAATCTTTAATTTTAAAAATTAAAAATAATTCTTGTGATGCAGTAATATGTTCTAAAAATCATCCAAAAAGTAAAGTTGAAAACCCAAATAGAGGAATTTTAAGTAAAGGTTATTTTTCTTTTTCTAATAATTTATTAAAATTACCTATTTCAGATTCACAAGTCGGCGCTAAAATATTTAAAAAAGAAGTTTTAGATACTATTTTACCAAAATTATGTGTTAATAGATTTGCATTTGATAGTGAGCTTTTAACAGCAGTATCTTCAAAAAATTATAAAATTAATGAAATACCAGTAACCTTAATGATGGATAATACTGAAAAAAGTACAGTTGATGTTAAACAAATGGGACATATGTTTGTAGACACTTGCGCCATTGCGTATAGAAAATATTTTAAGAAGTGGTATGAATAGGTGCGCTTTATGAAAATTGTTATGTTTTCTTGGAAAGATTTAAAACATCCAGAATCAGGAGGCGCTGAATGGGTTACAGATAAATATTTATCTTATCTTGTTGAAAAAGGCCATGAAGTAGAATTAGTTTGTTCTGGTTTTAAAGATTCTAAAAAAAATGATTCGAGAAATGGATACAAAATAACTAGATTAGGTAATAGATTAACTGTTTATCCAAAAGTTTTTTTTTATTATAAAAAACACCTTAAAGGAAAAGTTGATGTTGTTATTGATCAAATAAATACTATTCCGTTTTTTACTCCTTTATTTGTTAAAGAAAAGAAAATAGGTTTTATTCATCAAACAGCGCGAGAAGTTTGGTTTTATGAAATGCCTCCTTTAATTTCTCATTTGGGTTATTTTATTGAGCCGTTATTGTTTAAACCCTATAAAGATATAAAAATGATTTGTGTTTCAGAATCAACTGCGCAAGATATGAAAGATTTTGGGGTTAAAGAAACAATTGTAATACATAATGGCTGTGATGTTGAACCATTGAAAAAATCTGTTGAAAAGGAAGAGAATACTTTTTGTTTTGTAGGTAGATTAACTTCAATGAAAAGAGTGGATCATGCTATTCTTGCAATAGCAGAATTAAAAAAATATTTTCCAGATGTTAAACTTAAAATAATCGGTGGAAACGGCAAAGAGAATTATGTAAGAAAAATAAAAGCGCTTGTTAAAGAAAAGAGCCTTGAAGAAAATGTAATTTTCACTGGTTACCTTACTTTTGAAAAGCGCAATGAAGAGATTTCAAAATGCAATGCAATAATTGTCCCATCAGTGCGCGAAGGCTGGGGCTTGATTGTGATTGAAGCAAATGCGCTTGGCACGTCAGCAGTTGGCTATGATGTTCAAGGCTTGCGCGATTCAATCCAAGATAAAGTAAATGGGTGGCTTGTAAAAGAAAGCAAGCGCGAAGCGGAAAGTATAAAAAGGTTAAGTGAAACATTAAAAATAGTTTTAAGCTTAGACAATACGCAGCGCAGCAAGATAAACAAGCGCTGCATTGATTATGCGCTTGAATTTAAATGGGAGAAGAGCGAGAAAGCGTTTTTAGGTGAGTTAATTGAAAAATGATAATCCATTAGTTTCAGTAAATTTAATTTCTTTAAATTTAGATTCTTCAATCAAATATGTCTTGAATAGTTTGGAAAAGCAATCTTATAAAAATTTTGAATTGATCTTTGCTTCCCCAAATATACCTAGCGAACTTTTGAATGCATTTAATGCTTATTCTTTTCGGCATGTTGTTTTAAATTCCCATGGATTATCCAAATCCGGAGCAAGAAATTTAGCAATATCAAAAAGCAAAGGGGAATACATTCTTATTATTGATGATGATATGATTCTTTCTCCTTCCCTTATTTCTGATTGTGTTAATGCAGCAGGAAAAAACAAGTTTGATGCTGTTGATATCCCAGAAGTTTGGGATTCAAACAAAGGCTTTTTTGATGGATGCATGAAATTGGAAAAAGAGCTTGTCAATAAGCATAGGATTGTTTCAACCCCCCGTTTTTTTACTTCGGCAATTCTTAAAAAGATTGGGGGATTTGACAAATATTTTAATGAGATGGATGAAGCAGCAATTAATATAAAACTTAAATTATTTAATGCAAAACTAGGTGTAATATCTTCACATATTTCTATTTTCAAGCCATATTCTCTTTTTTATGAATTAACTAAAAAGTTTAAAAGAGGGCAGGAATTTCCCCTGTTTCAAATCTGTTATCCAAAAACTGGGTTATTCAAAAAGAAAGAGAGAATCAGATTTTATTTTAATGAACTAGCACACGATCCATTCACAGTTGTACTATTGTTGAAATTGAAATTTTTGGAATTTATTTCATTTAAATTAGGCTTTTTCAATCCCACAAGAATAATTAAAGACGCAATTCTCATTGAAAAAAACAAGAAACTATTTGACGGAGAAGCAAAAACATACGAAGATACATTTTTTGTTAATACTCCGGGTGCGGGTTATGTTGACAAAAAAGAGAAAGATATTCTTCTTTCTTTATTAAAAAAATCTAATTCAGAGCCAAAGCGAATTTTAGATATGGGCTGTGGTTCGGGCAGGTGGTCACGTTATCTTTTGGAATTATACCCAAATGCGGTTGTGTATAGTTTAGATATTGCGCCAGACATGCTCAAGCAAACAAAAGAGAATTTGAAAAAGTTTGGAAAGCGCTCTAAGACAATAGAATCAAATATGGAAAATATTCCATTCGATGATGCGTATTTTGATCTTGTTGTTACTATCCGCGCCTTGAAATACGTTCCAAATGTGAAAAAGGTTTTTTCTGAAGTCAGCAGGGTTCTAAAATCAAATGGCGTTTTTGTTTTTGAGCTTCCGTACCCGAATTTTATTTTGAAAACTTTATCTTTTTCTCCAATATTCTCTAATTCAAAAATTATTGATTATTCAAAGCGCATAAAAATATCAAATCCGGTGCTGGTTAAAAAAATGCTTTCCAATACCAATTTCCCAAAACAAGAAATGGGGGTTTATTTTAGTTTTCCTGCAACATTTTTTGCAAAGGGATTTTTTTCAAAAGGCATTGCGCTTAAGTTTGCAAAGTTTTTAGACAAAATTCTGCCGAAACCAATTTTTGGGAGGAGTGTATTTATGATTGCAAAAAAAGAGGTATAAAATGGTAAGTTTACATAACAATCCATTTACAGTTTTTAGAAATTCAAAAAAAATAATGATAATAGGTAGTTATGGGCAGATTAATTTAGGGGATGAAATGATACTAACTTCGTTTTACCAAAATATCAAAGTTTTAAATCCTTCTGCAAAAATAGTTGTTCCAGTAAGAATACCTAAAAATGTGAGAAAAATTCACGGTTCCGAAGCTGTCACTATAACCGGTATTTTCAATCCTTTAACTCTCCTCGGCAATTTTCTTTCTTGTGACACCATAGTTGTTGGTGGGGGAGGAATGTTCAGCAAGTATACAGGCTTCTTTGCCAGGTTTTCACCTTTCGTATTACTGGTGGGAAAATTGTTTGGGAAAAAAGCAGGATATTTTGGGATAGGATTTTATACTACTGCCCCGAAATTCGAAAAGTCGTTGATAAATTTTTCCTGCAATTTTTGTGATTTTATTATTTTGAGGGACAAGTCTTCCCTGTGTGTTTTGAATGACAAAATGCAGAAGAAAGCAGAGGTTGTTGATGATTTGTCCTTTTATGTAACTTCGGACAAGAGGCTGTTGGTAAATTCTGCTCTTGAATTGTTTTCTAAAAAGGTTGGTAATGCGCGCAAAAAGCAAAAGAAAAAGGTTGTAGGAATATCTATCAAACCTCTCAAGTCCACAGCTGAAACTGCGGCATTGATTGACAAAATGGCCAAGCTAATATCATCAACTCCTGCATTTTATGTTTTCTACCCATTTGCCGTTTCCGAAGTTTCTGCCAGAAGTGACCTACCCCTCATCCAGTCAATGATAACCAAAAGCGGAATCAAGGAAGATAGTTATTTAGTAATGGATCAAACTCACCCGATTGTCTGGAGGGAATCATTCAAAAAGCTTGATTTTGTAATTGGCATGCGATACCATTCCATCCTTTTTGCTCATCAGATGAAAGTCCCCCTTTACGGGATCAGTTATGAAATCAAATGCGACGAGTTTCTCAAGGAGCATGATCTAAATGGCGCGAGCTACAAGAACCTTGATGTTGCAAAAATGCAAAAGGAGATTAGTGGTGCAAATGGGAAATAAGAAACAAGGCCTTCAATTTTTTAATAAAACTAAGTTTATGTTATTTGGAGTAATACTAATATGTTTGATTAATTTTTTTCTATTATCTCCTGTTTTATTTTCCGATAAACCAATAATTCACAGAGACTTTAATTTTCCTTTTGTCAATGAAAATATGTTTTTAGACAATTATCTCAGTGCTTGGAATGAATACACTAGCAGCCCCACCTTAGAGAATATATTTCGTTTACCTAACAGGATTATACCTATTTTTCTTTTAAACTTGGGTTTAGATCTGGTTACTGTCTTGAAATTTTTAGTTGTCTCGCCATTTTTTTTGGGTACCTTATTCATGTTTTTTCTTTTAGCTAAATTGTTTAACTCCCCGCAGAACATTTTTGATTTAATTGTGGTTGTGTTATGTTCGCTTTTTTTTATGTATAACCCTATAATGTTTATCTTTGTACATACTGTCGGATTTATTTTAGCCTTGGCATTCCTACCTTTATACTGTTTAATCGCAATTAATTTTTTTAAACATTGGAAATTATCATACCTGCTTATCCTTCCTATAATAATCTTTTTTACATCCACACACCCTTTCATCACTTTTGTTTATTTATCTATTTTTCCCTTATTTTCTCTCTATCACTTTTTGTTTAACAAAATTCAAATACAAAAATTAATATTGTCGAATATGGCCCTTATTATAATTTATCTTTTGCTTTTTCTGTATTTTCTGGTGCCTCTGTCTTTTTATTTTGCCTCGTCAAACAGCTTAGACCCATCATTTAAAGGATACTACAATATCAGTGAAGATGTTTTCCAGGCAACTAGTAATAATCAAATATTGCATCTTTTTTTGGGGGTTCGGGATTCTATCTACATCCTTGCCCAGTATCCTAAGGACTCAGGGTATCCATTTTGGATTTTTTGTTCATTAATTTTATTTATTTTAATATACACTTCTGTATTTTGGAAAAGAAATTTAGAAAAAGAACTTCTTTTTGTATTATTTTTGGTTTTTTTAATTTTTACATTTGGTTCTAGTTCTCTTTTTGGTGATGTATACTATATGTTAATATCACTGCCTTTAGGTTGGATTTTTCGATCAAATCTTAAATTTATGCTTTTTTCCCCATTTTTCTTCTCAATATTTCTTATAATACTTCTTTCTTCAATCCGCTTGAATAAATTGAAATACGCCTTATTCTTGTTTGTTTTGTTTCTCAGTATAGTTTATATATATCCTTCTTTTGCTGCTTTTACTAAAGTTTTTTCAGGAGTTGCTATCCCTGAGGAGATAAACAACTTAAATCAAAAAATTTCTAATGACGATGCTTGTCGCATTATTTGGCTGCCGTCATATAACTCATTACAGACTACTTGGTCGGGGGATAATATGATTGGATTAAATTTTGGGTTGTCCATCTCAAAAATACGAACTTATAACTACAACTTAGATAATTCAAACCTAGGTACTTTATTTGGAGAGTTAAATACTTCTTTAGTACAAGACAGGTTATCAAACCTTAACATCAAGTATATTGCCTTACATAATGATTTGGTTGTTGACAACTCTCGGAAAAACAAATTCAATTTAGAACAGAGTTATTCATCTTATCTGACTCAGAATCTAAGAAATGTTTACTCTGAAAACGGGTTTGAACTTTACCAGAACGATAATCTCACCGAATGCAAAAAGGTTGTTGTAACTAAAGACGACGGGGGGGAATGTTTGGACTGCCAGCTTAAAACCACAGGCAAAAACAAATATGAAATCGTTTTTCATAATCAAGGGTCTTATTTGATTGACTTAAAAGAAATTAATGATCCATTTTGGGTTGCATCAAAAGGACAAAAAATAAATGGAAGCCTAACAAATCAGTTTTTGGTTTCTGCAGAACCAGGAGATAAAATTACTATTTGGTATTCTTTAAATGATTATTTTTATATTGGGGTAATATTAACTATTATTGTATTACTTTTGATTGTAATAATATATTTTAAATTTGGTAATGTTGTGATATGATTATGAAGTATACGGGTTTTCAAGGGATTACTATGTTTTCGATCTTAAAAAAATATTTCGGCTTTCTTGCTTTTTTCCTTATAGGTATTATTACTCTTTATTCGTTTGTTTTTTCATCTAATGCGTTTTGTTATCTTGATTTTTGCCATAATCAAGCATTTGATTTTTTAAAGGAGCTCTCACTAAGGCTTAATTCATTTAATCTTTCTTTAGGTTCAATAATATATCTCCCAATACGTTTCTTTTCCTCCCTTTCCTCCGGCTATTCCAACACTCTTTATTTTCTGCTCCTCTTTATCCTGGGGGGATTCTGGTTCTACAAGAATTACAAGGAAGGAGACAAATTAGGAATTGCAGCGCTTTTTGGTATTCTTTTAGTTTTTAATCCGTTTGTTTATGAGCGCATAATGATGGGGCAGTGGGGAGTAGTAGCTTCAACTTTGCTTATGCCAATTTTCATTTATTATATGTTTAAGTATTTCAAGGAACCTAATAATCACAATTTGATTTGGCTTGTAATTGGATTTATGGCTTCGAGTGTTCATCAATTGCATTTCTTTGTAATTAATTTAGGAATATTGTTTTTATACATCCTTATTTTATTATTTAAAGAAAGATTCAAACAAATACCTTCAATTACAATATTAAAAAACACAATTAAAGTTTTAGGAATTTTATTTTTAATAAATTTATATTGGGTTTTACCATATATTTTTACTCAACTACAAACTCAAAATACAGGAATTATTGGCGCAATAGATGAATCAGATATGTTATTTTTCGCGCCTAAAACATCAGTAGTTAATTCCTTAATAAACACAGCAGGGATGTATGGTTCATGGAGAGAAAATTCAATTATATTAGCAAAAAACATTCTCCCATTACCCGTATGGTTAGGGATTTTAATTATTTTTATATTTTTAATGATTAGAGGTTTTTTAACAGATCCAAAAAAACCAGAAAATATTTTATTCATCTTATTATTTATTATAGGATTAATTTTTGCTGTTGGTATGGCTTCACAATACACAGCGCCTATTTTTGAATGGTTTTTTGATAATGTTCCATTTTTCAAAGGGTTTAGAGATTCAAATAAATTTGTTTCATTAATAGTAATCTCTTATGCTATTTTAGGTGCTAAAGGATTAAAATCAATAATAGATGAAAATAAAGATAGGATACACAATTTAAAACTAAGAAAAGCTTTTGGGCCTATTTTAGTATTAATAATGCTTAGTTTAATTATTATCTACAATTTTCCACAAATAGGTTTATGGGGGCAATTACACCCAATTTCTTACCCAGAAAGTTATTCTGAGCTTAATACATATTTGAAAAATATTGATGAAACAGGACATGTAATGTATTTGCCTTTGGGAACTTATTTTACTTATAATTGGTCAAAACCAGCAGGTTTAGATGGGAGAATAGGAAATCCAATAAATAGAGTAGTTGAAAAATTCATAATTACAGGTTCAAATGAGCAAGATTATGGTGCTAAAAATGAATTACAAACAAATCTAGAAGTGTGTTTAAAAAATAAAAATATATCTTGTTTAGAAGAACAAGGTATTCAATACATAATATTAGACGATTGTGCTCATTTTCCAGATAAATATCAATGGATTAGAGATAATTTAAATAAAACACATAAAGATGGCTGTACTGAAGTTTATAAAACTAATACTATTGTAAAGGTTGATAAAGATTTAGAAATCCCCTTAAGTTTCATAATCGGCTCAATTATATCAATTATTACTTTGCTTTACCTGATTTTTATCTTAAGAAAATGATTTATGTACATTTTTATCTCCTTTAATTCATTTATTATCATATTTGATATAATTTACTGTTATAATTTAACCAATCTATTTATATTAAAAAATCTGATATGAAAAAATGGATTTTTAAAGTAAATTTTTGAAATAAATAGATATAATTATAAATATTACCGTTTTATTTATATTAGAAAATATAATATGAACAAATTGGTGAATAATATGAATAGTGCAGAAATGACAGAAATTTTGATAAAAAGATCTGGTAAGATATGTACTGTTTCCGACTTAAAGAAAATATTTGAAAAAAGGTACTCACAAATACGTTCAAGATTAATAAATGGGCGGTGGATTAAACCATTACTCTTATTTGATGGTATTTATTATGTTTGTGATCCAGAAGAAAGAGCATACAAATCATATAAATTAAGTAGATTTGAGGTATTGGTGGCTGTTTTAAACAAGAGTTTAAAAAATTGGTATTTTGGAAGGATTACTGCCTTGCACCATCTTAATGGTACTCAGCAGGCATCAAGTGCATATTATGTGATTAACAACAAATACAGCATGAAAATAAAATCAAAGTTTTTTGGAGAAATTGTATTTACTAAAATATCAGTAGTAAATACATATGGGTTGATTAAAATAAGGTATGGAAATTTAGAATATTTTTTGAGCAGTATGGAAAGAACTTTAACAGATTATTTATATTTATATAATAGTGGGGCTATAAAAAAAGAATATATCTTAAAACTTTTTAAGGAAAATAAGTATAGTAGAAAAAAATTACAAAAAACAATAGTCAAATGTTATCCAAAAGCATCAGCAATAAAGATGTTTTCAGTGATTGGTGAAATAAAATGATTGATTTTGATTCTTTAAGGGATATTTCTTCGCGTATTACTACAGAACCGCCATTTACAGATGAGAATATTTATGTAGACCTCATTCTAACAATCACCCTAAAAAGACTGCAAGAAAAATTTGATTTTCTAATTCTAAAAGGAGGTACGGCGATTGTAAAAGCTCATTTTTATCCATATCGTTTTAGTTATGATTTAGATTTTTCATACTTTGGAAAAGACAATCCAAAAAAACAATATAAAGAATATAAAGAATCTTTAAAAAAGTATTTACAAGAACTTGGGTTTAAAATAACAAATATTGAATCGGAAGATATGCATCGGGATGGAGGGAGAATACTTATTTTAAAAATAAAAGATAAAGGTAGTAAGCCTTTACAGAGAGAAGTTAAAGTTTCAATTAGTGCAATTGATAGGGTTCCTTGTTATCCTCCCATATTAAAATCTTTTAAAACAATTCAGCAAATTCCTTCAGATCCATTCGAAATGCTTTATCCAGATATATACGCAGAAATTAATGAGGTTAAAGCAAAAGTATTAAGT
The DNA window shown above is from Candidatus Micrarchaeia archaeon and carries:
- a CDS encoding glycosyltransferase, whose translation is MIDISVIIPAYNKGKIVEQRIENVYNFLKNNKQINQFEIIAINDGSKDDTLQKLSNFTFSEYTLINLEKNMGKGYALRQGFQKAKYSYVAFLDADNDLPIDNLESLILKIKNNSCDAVICSKNHPKSKVENPNRGILSKGYFSFSNNLLKLPISDSQVGAKIFKKEVLDTILPKLCVNRFAFDSELLTAVSSKNYKINEIPVTLMMDNTEKSTVDVKQMGHMFVDTCAIAYRKYFKKWYE
- a CDS encoding polysaccharide pyruvyl transferase family protein, with product MVSLHNNPFTVFRNSKKIMIIGSYGQINLGDEMILTSFYQNIKVLNPSAKIVVPVRIPKNVRKIHGSEAVTITGIFNPLTLLGNFLSCDTIVVGGGGMFSKYTGFFARFSPFVLLVGKLFGKKAGYFGIGFYTTAPKFEKSLINFSCNFCDFIILRDKSSLCVLNDKMQKKAEVVDDLSFYVTSDKRLLVNSALELFSKKVGNARKKQKKKVVGISIKPLKSTAETAALIDKMAKLISSTPAFYVFYPFAVSEVSARSDLPLIQSMITKSGIKEDSYLVMDQTHPIVWRESFKKLDFVIGMRYHSILFAHQMKVPLYGISYEIKCDEFLKEHDLNGASYKNLDVAKMQKEISGANGK
- a CDS encoding methyltransferase domain-containing protein, coding for MKNDNPLVSVNLISLNLDSSIKYVLNSLEKQSYKNFELIFASPNIPSELLNAFNAYSFRHVVLNSHGLSKSGARNLAISKSKGEYILIIDDDMILSPSLISDCVNAAGKNKFDAVDIPEVWDSNKGFFDGCMKLEKELVNKHRIVSTPRFFTSAILKKIGGFDKYFNEMDEAAINIKLKLFNAKLGVISSHISIFKPYSLFYELTKKFKRGQEFPLFQICYPKTGLFKKKERIRFYFNELAHDPFTVVLLLKLKFLEFISFKLGFFNPTRIIKDAILIEKNKKLFDGEAKTYEDTFFVNTPGAGYVDKKEKDILLSLLKKSNSEPKRILDMGCGSGRWSRYLLELYPNAVVYSLDIAPDMLKQTKENLKKFGKRSKTIESNMENIPFDDAYFDLVVTIRALKYVPNVKKVFSEVSRVLKSNGVFVFELPYPNFILKTLSFSPIFSNSKIIDYSKRIKISNPVLVKKMLSNTNFPKQEMGVYFSFPATFFAKGFFSKGIALKFAKFLDKILPKPIFGRSVFMIAKKEV
- a CDS encoding nucleotidyl transferase AbiEii/AbiGii toxin family protein; the protein is MIDFDSLRDISSRITTEPPFTDENIYVDLILTITLKRLQEKFDFLILKGGTAIVKAHFYPYRFSYDLDFSYFGKDNPKKQYKEYKESLKKYLQELGFKITNIESEDMHRDGGRILILKIKDKGSKPLQREVKVSISAIDRVPCYPPILKSFKTIQQIPSDPFEMLYPDIYAEINEVKAKVLSIEELCAEKIRALATRGNQGEWNLVLRDLVDLGVMDSKRVLNRVLNDRVCIDHKFNAITNLSYREKFESFLNSNESIIINEEDKKIFIQQDLFDESKLTIILNKIKDNLKKTPPFV
- a CDS encoding glycosyltransferase family 4 protein, with the translated sequence MKIVMFSWKDLKHPESGGAEWVTDKYLSYLVEKGHEVELVCSGFKDSKKNDSRNGYKITRLGNRLTVYPKVFFYYKKHLKGKVDVVIDQINTIPFFTPLFVKEKKIGFIHQTAREVWFYEMPPLISHLGYFIEPLLFKPYKDIKMICVSESTAQDMKDFGVKETIVIHNGCDVEPLKKSVEKEENTFCFVGRLTSMKRVDHAILAIAELKKYFPDVKLKIIGGNGKENYVRKIKALVKEKSLEENVIFTGYLTFEKRNEEISKCNAIIVPSVREGWGLIVIEANALGTSAVGYDVQGLRDSIQDKVNGWLVKESKREAESIKRLSETLKIVLSLDNTQRSKINKRCIDYALEFKWEKSEKAFLGELIEK